A single Geoanaerobacter pelophilus DNA region contains:
- a CDS encoding GGDEF domain-containing protein, translated as MNELAVANNLELALKRRDAELATMVEIGKTLTSTLQLDEILEVIMEQVSSLLQPKAWSLLLVDEESGDLVFEIAVSPTDVNLKGTRLERGAGIAGWVAEHGEPLLIPDVNKDSRFCDVIDRAASFTTRSVICIPVKSRERTLGVVELVNSLVEESFNEADLKILTTIADFAAIAIENAKIHDEVRLLAVTDELTGLWNARRFNELLEYEFERSKRYGGELSLIFIDLDHFKSVNDTHGHLVGSRLLSEVGRLLGRSIRKVDSAARFGGDEFVLMFPNTSKEWGRVLAERLCRILRETEFRGDNGALLNVTGSFGVAAYPDDADSSRELLGMADKAMYQVKETSRNAVGLAVGKPCK; from the coding sequence ATGAATGAGCTTGCAGTAGCAAACAATCTGGAACTGGCGCTCAAGCGGCGCGATGCCGAGCTCGCCACCATGGTTGAGATTGGTAAGACGCTTACCTCAACCCTCCAATTGGATGAGATCCTTGAAGTTATCATGGAGCAGGTGAGCAGCCTTTTGCAGCCAAAAGCGTGGTCTTTACTGCTGGTCGATGAAGAGTCTGGTGATCTGGTATTCGAGATTGCCGTGTCGCCTACGGATGTGAACCTCAAGGGGACCCGGCTGGAACGGGGCGCCGGCATTGCCGGTTGGGTTGCAGAGCATGGTGAGCCACTTCTGATCCCTGACGTCAACAAAGATTCCAGGTTTTGCGATGTCATCGATCGGGCTGCCTCATTCACCACCAGGTCGGTCATTTGCATCCCTGTCAAGAGCCGCGAGAGAACCCTTGGCGTTGTAGAGTTGGTCAACAGCCTCGTTGAGGAGAGCTTCAACGAGGCAGATCTGAAAATACTTACAACCATTGCCGATTTTGCCGCCATTGCAATCGAAAATGCGAAAATTCATGATGAAGTCAGGCTGCTGGCAGTTACCGATGAGCTGACCGGCCTGTGGAACGCCAGAAGGTTCAACGAGCTACTCGAATATGAATTTGAACGGTCGAAGCGCTATGGCGGAGAATTGTCACTGATTTTCATTGATCTTGACCATTTCAAGTCGGTCAATGATACCCACGGCCATCTGGTGGGGAGCCGTCTGCTTTCCGAGGTCGGCAGGCTTCTCGGAAGAAGCATCAGGAAGGTGGATAGCGCTGCCCGTTTTGGCGGCGACGAATTTGTCCTGATGTTTCCCAATACCTCCAAGGAGTGGGGGCGAGTGCTGGCTGAGCGATTGTGCCGGATTTTGCGTGAAACAGAGTTCAGGGGAGATAATGGCGCTTTGCTCAATGTTACTGGCAGCTTCGGGGTGGCAGCCTACCCCGATGATGCTGACAGCTCCAGAGAGTTGTTGGGCATGGCCGACAAAGCAATGTACCAGGTTAAAGAGACATCCCGCAATGCTGTTGGCTTAGCTGTTGGCAAGCCTTGTAAATGA
- a CDS encoding F0F1 ATP synthase subunit epsilon encodes MAESLKLTLVTPYKKVLEEDVDEITATGSLGEFGILPGHAPFLSSLKIGEFTYKIGGKVEHMAVNWGYFEIEDDKVTVLVETAEMAQDIDVERAKAAEKRAEEALKKLTPEDKSYKIMEAALERALIRVQVASKAARK; translated from the coding sequence ATGGCTGAATCATTGAAGCTTACACTGGTAACACCATATAAAAAGGTCCTCGAAGAGGATGTTGATGAGATAACCGCCACCGGTTCACTCGGTGAATTCGGCATACTCCCTGGTCACGCTCCTTTCCTGTCATCCCTGAAAATAGGTGAGTTTACCTATAAGATCGGTGGTAAGGTTGAGCATATGGCGGTCAACTGGGGTTATTTCGAGATCGAGGACGATAAGGTTACGGTCCTGGTCGAGACCGCTGAAATGGCTCAGGATATTGATGTCGAGCGGGCCAAGGCAGCTGAAAAACGGGCAGAAGAGGCCTTAAAGAAACTTACTCCAGAAGACAAGAGCTACAAAATCATGGAGGCGGCCCTTGAGCGTGCCCTGATAAGGGTTCAGGTAGCATCCAAGGCTGCCAGAAAATAA
- the pdxA gene encoding 4-hydroxythreonine-4-phosphate dehydrogenase PdxA produces the protein MVQPIIAITMGDPTGVGPEIIAKALAEPAVQTVCRPLVLGDRKAMERGIAIAGQYLRLENVTELPPETPKPGVVYLRELSNLTEADLAYGNPTAATGDAMYRYIVTAAKLCLSGTVAAMATAPISKEALNRGGHHYPGHTELLAELTGTAEFVMMLAGSRLRVALVTIHEALAEVPNLVTFEKVLATIKVTDRDMARYFKKRPRIAVTALNPHCGEAGLFGSEDEQIIRPAVAEACRQGVDAVGPLSADTLFYYAARGDYDAVVCMYHDQGLIPLKLLHFDDGVNVTLGLPIIRTSVDHGTAYDLAGTGLANAASMVAAISMAADMAKVRMRQEIGHE, from the coding sequence ATGGTGCAACCGATTATTGCCATAACTATGGGCGACCCTACCGGGGTTGGTCCGGAGATAATTGCCAAGGCCTTGGCAGAACCAGCTGTTCAGACGGTCTGCCGGCCGTTGGTGCTGGGCGACCGGAAGGCGATGGAACGCGGCATTGCCATCGCCGGACAGTATCTGCGACTGGAAAATGTTACCGAACTGCCGCCAGAAACCCCTAAGCCAGGTGTTGTCTATCTGAGGGAGCTATCCAATCTTACTGAAGCTGATCTTGCCTATGGCAATCCTACGGCGGCGACCGGCGATGCCATGTATCGCTACATCGTAACCGCTGCTAAACTCTGCTTGAGCGGTACGGTTGCGGCAATGGCGACAGCACCGATAAGCAAGGAGGCGCTGAATCGGGGAGGGCATCACTACCCGGGTCATACTGAACTGCTGGCAGAGTTGACGGGGACTGCCGAATTTGTCATGATGCTGGCCGGTTCCCGGTTGCGTGTGGCTTTAGTGACCATTCACGAAGCGCTGGCTGAGGTGCCGAACCTTGTTACGTTTGAGAAAGTGCTTGCCACAATCAAGGTGACCGACCGCGACATGGCCAGGTATTTCAAAAAGCGCCCGAGAATTGCCGTCACGGCGCTTAATCCCCATTGCGGTGAGGCAGGACTGTTTGGCAGCGAAGATGAGCAGATCATTCGCCCGGCAGTGGCAGAGGCTTGCCGGCAGGGGGTTGATGCCGTTGGTCCGCTGTCCGCTGATACCCTTTTTTATTACGCCGCCCGCGGCGATTATGATGCCGTTGTTTGTATGTACCACGACCAGGGGCTGATTCCGCTCAAACTGCTGCATTTTGACGACGGGGTCAATGTCACCCTTGGCTTGCCGATCATTAGGACATCGGTAGATCATGGTACCGCGTATGATCTTGCGGGTACCGGCTTGGCAAATGCGGCCAGCATGGTTGCCGCAATATCCATGGCTGCAGATATGGCAAAGGTGCGAATGCGCCAGGAGATCGGTCATGAATGA